In one Notolabrus celidotus isolate fNotCel1 chromosome 1, fNotCel1.pri, whole genome shotgun sequence genomic region, the following are encoded:
- the arpc4 gene encoding actin-related protein 2/3 complex subunit 4, giving the protein MTATLRPYLNAVRATLQAALCLENFSSQVVERHNKPEVEVRSSKELLLQPVIISRNDKEKVLIEGSINSVRVSIAVKQADEIEKILCHKFMRFMMMRAENFFILRRKPVEGYDISFLITNFHTEQMYKHKLVDFVIHFMEEIDKEISEMKLSVNARARIVAEEFLKNF; this is encoded by the exons ACAGCAACCTTACGTCCTTATCTCAATGCGGTGCGTGCCACTCTGCAGGCCGCCCTCTGCCTGGAGAATTTCTCCTCACAAGTGGTCGAGAGACACAACAAGCCAGAGGTGGAAGTGCG GAGTAGTAAAGAGCTGCTCCTCCAGCCGGTCATCATCAGCCGCAATGATAAGGAGAAAGTTCTAATCGAGGGCTCCATTAACTCTGTCAGAGTTAGCATTGCAGTCAAGCAG GCAGATGAGATTGAGAAAATTTTGTGCCATAAATTCATGCGTTTCATGATGATGAGGGCAGAGAACTTCTTCATCCTGAGGAGGAAACCTGTTGAG GGCTATGACATCAGCTTTCTCATCACCAACTTCCACACGGAGCAGATGTACAAACATAAACTGGTGGATTTTGTGATTCATTTCATGGAGGAAATTGACAAAGAGATTAGTGAAATGAAGCTGTCCGTCAATGCCAGGGCTCGTATTGTTGCTGAAGAGttcctcaaaaat ttctga